In one Rugosibacter aromaticivorans genomic region, the following are encoded:
- a CDS encoding adenylate/guanylate cyclase domain-containing protein produces MFADIVNFTQLAASLSPNQVFTTLNQIFSAFDELAEKYGLEKIKTIGDAYMIAGGLDNNCPDYAHAIADMAIEMNATLSQNRSINPLDLGIRIGIGTGPLIAGVVGKKKFIYDLWGDTVNIASRITSEGLSGMIQCDATTYRRLARTFDFDGPKTTPLKGKGNVDIYSLIGRKIIYGQSLH; encoded by the coding sequence ATGTTCGCTGATATCGTCAACTTTACTCAACTGGCCGCCAGCTTGTCGCCTAATCAGGTATTTACAACGCTTAATCAAATATTTTCAGCCTTCGACGAGCTAGCTGAAAAATATGGTCTAGAGAAAATTAAAACGATTGGTGATGCTTATATGATTGCCGGCGGACTTGATAACAATTGCCCAGACTACGCGCACGCAATCGCAGACATGGCAATTGAAATGAACGCTACCCTGAGTCAAAACCGCAGCATCAACCCGCTTGACCTTGGAATACGCATTGGTATCGGCACAGGCCCACTAATCGCTGGCGTGGTCGGCAAAAAGAAATTTATTTATGATCTTTGGGGCGACACCGTCAACATCGCTAGCCGGATAACCTCTGAGGGGTTATCCGGCATGATTCAGTGCGATGCAACGACCTATCGAAGACTAGCTAGAACATTCGATTTTGATGGGCCAAAAACCACCCCTCTCAAAGGAAAGGGAAACGTGGATATCTATAGCCTAATAGGCCGAAAAATCATTTACGGCCAATCCCTACATTAG
- the msrP gene encoding protein-methionine-sulfoxide reductase catalytic subunit MsrP, producing the protein MRILQKNHIVPSEITSHALYTRRREFLRLSAGIAIAGFLPEAQARLGPGKASVFSTTEAPTSLKNVTSYNNFYEFGTNKEDPAEYAHTLRVKPWTVSIEGLVKKPKTMGMEEILKLAPLEERIYRLRCVEGWSMVIPWLGFPLVSLLKQVEPLGSAKYVEFITAVQPDTMPGIRRGVLDWPYTEGLRLDEALHPLTIMAAGLYGDVLPNQNGAPLRLVVPWKYGFKSGKSIVKIRLTDSQPRTTWMKSAPSEYGFYSNVNPTVDHPRWSQATERRIGEFFKRKTLPFNGYADQVAQLYTGLDLRKYF; encoded by the coding sequence ATGCGCATTCTGCAAAAAAACCATATCGTGCCTTCTGAAATTACCTCGCACGCGCTTTACACACGTCGCCGCGAATTTTTACGACTCTCTGCTGGGATAGCCATTGCCGGATTTCTTCCGGAAGCCCAAGCCAGGCTTGGTCCCGGCAAAGCCAGTGTTTTTTCAACGACTGAGGCGCCCACGTCGCTAAAAAATGTCACTAGCTACAACAATTTTTACGAGTTTGGGACTAACAAAGAAGACCCGGCAGAGTATGCGCACACCCTGCGTGTCAAGCCTTGGACCGTCTCGATTGAAGGCTTGGTAAAAAAACCAAAAACGATGGGCATGGAAGAGATTCTTAAACTCGCTCCGCTGGAAGAACGGATCTATCGCCTGCGTTGCGTTGAAGGATGGAGCATGGTGATCCCTTGGCTCGGCTTTCCGTTAGTGAGTTTACTGAAACAAGTCGAGCCCTTGGGCAGCGCAAAATATGTTGAGTTCATCACGGCAGTGCAGCCCGATACCATGCCTGGCATACGCCGTGGCGTTCTGGATTGGCCTTATACCGAAGGCTTGCGTCTGGATGAAGCCCTTCACCCATTGACCATCATGGCGGCAGGACTGTATGGGGACGTCTTGCCAAACCAGAATGGTGCCCCATTGCGACTTGTGGTTCCTTGGAAATATGGCTTCAAAAGCGGTAAGTCGATTGTCAAGATTCGCCTCACCGATAGCCAGCCGCGCACAACCTGGATGAAATCCGCCCCCAGTGAATATGGCTTTTATTCAAACGTTAATCCCACTGTAGACCATCCGCGATGGAGTCAGGCAACTGAACGCCGCATTGGTGAGTTTTTCAAACGAAAAACCTTGCCCTTTAATGGGTATGCAGATCAAGTCGCGCAGCTGTACACCGGATTGGATTTGAGGAAATACTTTTGA
- a CDS encoding polyprenyl synthetase family protein has product MHAVDHVIRSRLHSDVVLIRQVAEYIISAGGKRMRPALVLLAARACGYSGTMHHELAAVVEFIHTATLLHDDVVDESSLRRGRDTANAVFGSAASVLVGDFLFTRSFQMMVDVGDMRVMKVLASATNIVAEGEVLQLMNCGNADLSVTDYLQVIHYKTAKLFEAAARLGAIISHVGPALEEALAAYGMHIGTAFQLIDDVLDYSGNEAETGKHLGDDLAEGKTTLPLIHAMLNGTTAQAVLVRTAIETADRDKFPEVLVAVRSSGALAAARQHGIAEAEAAKASLALLPDSIFRQTLIQFADFAVQRDF; this is encoded by the coding sequence ATGCATGCCGTCGATCACGTTATCCGCAGTCGTTTGCACTCCGATGTTGTATTGATACGGCAAGTCGCCGAGTACATTATCTCGGCGGGTGGCAAGCGTATGCGGCCTGCACTGGTGTTGTTAGCAGCGCGCGCTTGTGGTTATTCTGGCACGATGCATCACGAACTCGCTGCCGTGGTCGAGTTCATCCATACTGCTACCCTGCTGCATGACGATGTAGTTGATGAGTCCTCACTGCGACGTGGCCGCGATACCGCCAATGCTGTTTTTGGCAGTGCCGCCAGCGTGCTGGTGGGAGACTTTCTTTTCACGCGTTCTTTTCAGATGATGGTTGATGTGGGCGATATGCGTGTTATGAAAGTTCTCGCGAGTGCGACTAACATCGTTGCAGAGGGCGAAGTGCTGCAACTGATGAACTGTGGCAACGCGGATCTTTCCGTAACCGACTATCTGCAAGTGATTCATTACAAGACGGCCAAGTTGTTTGAGGCGGCGGCGCGTTTGGGGGCAATCATTAGTCATGTCGGACCCGCACTGGAAGAAGCGTTAGCTGCTTATGGCATGCATATTGGTACGGCATTCCAACTGATTGACGACGTGCTTGATTATTCCGGCAATGAGGCTGAAACCGGGAAGCATTTGGGCGACGATCTGGCGGAAGGGAAAACCACCTTACCTCTAATTCACGCCATGCTAAATGGCACAACAGCGCAGGCTGTACTGGTGCGCACGGCCATTGAAACTGCAGACAGAGACAAGTTTCCAGAGGTTCTCGTTGCGGTGCGTTCCAGTGGTGCTTTGGCGGCCGCTCGACAGCACGGAATAGCAGAAGCGGAAGCGGCGAAGGCTTCGCTAGCGCTATTGCCAGATTCAATATTCAGGCAAACGCTGATACAATTCGCCGACTTTGCCGTACAGAGAGATTTTTAA
- a CDS encoding LytR/AlgR family response regulator transcription factor, which translates to MSEPLRLFLVDDEAPARTRLRNLLSDIAEEVPTTIVAEAHDGHSALALIQAHPCDIALVDIRMPGMDGVEFARHLARWPAAPAVIFVTAYDQYAVSAFELAVLDYLVKPVRAARLAVALQKAKRHPDEVERLEKSALATRQHLSCFERGRVLLVPVTDILYLKAEQKYVIARTAEREYLLEESLVKLEAEFAERFLRVHRNCLIAPGAVIGMQRASAEGEKDDFWQVMLSGINEHIPVSRRQWPLIKNLLKHGG; encoded by the coding sequence ATGAGTGAGCCGTTACGTCTTTTTCTGGTCGATGATGAAGCGCCGGCGCGTACTCGTTTGCGAAATTTGTTGAGCGATATTGCGGAGGAGGTTCCCACCACGATAGTCGCTGAGGCTCATGACGGCCACAGTGCGTTAGCGTTAATACAAGCGCATCCATGCGATATTGCCTTGGTCGATATACGCATGCCCGGGATGGATGGCGTCGAGTTTGCACGGCATCTCGCTCGCTGGCCCGCAGCGCCAGCTGTGATCTTTGTCACTGCGTATGATCAATATGCCGTTAGCGCTTTTGAGTTGGCCGTACTGGATTACCTTGTCAAGCCGGTACGCGCGGCGCGCCTTGCTGTAGCTTTGCAGAAGGCAAAGCGTCATCCGGATGAGGTTGAACGTCTTGAAAAGTCGGCGCTGGCAACACGGCAACATCTGTCTTGTTTTGAGCGCGGTCGCGTTTTGCTTGTGCCCGTAACAGATATTCTCTACCTGAAAGCCGAGCAGAAATACGTCATAGCGCGCACGGCGGAACGCGAGTATCTGCTTGAGGAGTCACTGGTGAAGCTTGAGGCTGAGTTTGCCGAGCGCTTCTTGCGCGTCCATCGAAATTGTCTGATCGCGCCGGGGGCGGTGATTGGTATGCAACGTGCCAGCGCCGAGGGCGAAAAGGATGACTTCTGGCAGGTGATGCTGTCTGGCATCAATGAGCACATCCCCGTCAGCCGTAGGCAGTGGCCTTTGATAAAAAATCTTCTCAAGCACGGAGGCTAG
- a CDS encoding sulfite oxidase heme-binding subunit YedZ translates to MRPHGLKLNGLKLFVFTASLAPLGWYAWGIQTDNLGANPIEAVTRGLGTWALNFLLITLAATPLRHYAGWTWPLIVRRMLGLFAFFYASLHLTTYLWFDQFFDWLAIGKDIFKRPFITVGMTTFLLLIPLAATSNARAIRKLGGRRWQQLHRMVYLCGALAVLHYTWMVKADIRKPLIYWVILTALLSTRMVWQIRKAQCQQFRK, encoded by the coding sequence TTGAGGCCGCATGGGTTGAAGCTGAATGGGTTGAAGTTGTTTGTCTTTACTGCCAGCTTGGCACCGCTAGGTTGGTATGCGTGGGGAATTCAAACAGACAATCTCGGCGCAAATCCGATTGAAGCGGTCACTCGCGGACTGGGCACTTGGGCGCTAAATTTTTTGCTGATTACACTAGCAGCCACACCACTACGACACTATGCCGGCTGGACATGGCCACTTATCGTTCGGCGCATGCTGGGCCTGTTTGCTTTTTTCTATGCCAGCCTGCACCTGACAACCTATCTTTGGTTTGACCAGTTTTTTGACTGGCTAGCCATTGGCAAAGATATATTTAAACGCCCATTCATCACAGTAGGAATGACAACGTTTCTCCTGCTAATACCTTTGGCCGCAACATCCAATGCGCGAGCAATACGCAAACTTGGCGGGCGCCGGTGGCAACAACTGCACCGCATGGTTTACCTCTGCGGCGCTCTTGCCGTGCTGCACTACACTTGGATGGTCAAAGCGGATATCAGAAAACCGCTAATTTACTGGGTCATACTCACTGCGCTCCTCAGCACCCGCATGGTGTGGCAAATACGAAAAGCACAATGCCAGCAATTCAGAAAATAG
- the grxD gene encoding Grx4 family monothiol glutaredoxin yields the protein MDTRKKIHALVTSSPIVLFMKGTPQFPQCGFSSRAIQILNACGVKNMVTVDVLADPEIRQGVKDYANWPTVPQLYIAGEFMGGSDIMTEMYEAGDLQKCIDLLASAH from the coding sequence ATGGATACCCGGAAAAAAATTCACGCGCTTGTGACCAGTAGTCCCATCGTGTTGTTCATGAAAGGTACGCCGCAGTTTCCGCAGTGTGGTTTTTCTTCGCGTGCGATACAAATTCTTAACGCGTGTGGCGTGAAAAATATGGTCACGGTGGATGTGTTAGCCGATCCAGAGATACGTCAAGGCGTTAAAGATTACGCGAATTGGCCGACGGTTCCCCAGCTATACATCGCAGGTGAATTCATGGGTGGAAGCGACATCATGACGGAAATGTACGAGGCGGGTGATCTGCAGAAATGTATTGATCTTTTAGCCAGTGCCCACTGA
- a CDS encoding IS256 family transposase: MQAQLDTLVSAPMTGSEVNDLTARLKRAIIERALAAEMSLHLGYAPGEDKPAGVANHRNGSSGKTLLTDTGPLRIDIPRDRSGAFEPLIVPKHGRRYEGFDDLILSMYARGMSTRDIRAHLTEMYHVEVSPDFISTVTDEVMAEVSAWQARPLEPMYPVIFFDALRVKIRDDGLVRNKAVYLALGILPDGSRDILGLWIEHTEGAKFWLKVFNDLKTRGVEDVLIAVSDGLKGIPEALAAAYPEAVLQTCIVHLIRNSLDYASWKDRKAVAAALRPIYTATSADAAEVALTAFAQSEWGTKLPHVAAAWRRAWDYVTPFFAFPPEIRRVIYTTNAIESVNARIRKAIKTRGHFPNDEAATKLIWLALRNITKEWAMPVFHWKAAMVQFAIQFGDRFTKRVA; the protein is encoded by the coding sequence ATGCAGGCACAGCTGGACACACTGGTCAGCGCACCGATGACCGGCAGCGAGGTCAACGACCTCACCGCACGCCTGAAACGCGCGATCATCGAGCGCGCGCTGGCTGCTGAGATGAGCCTGCATCTGGGCTACGCACCCGGCGAAGACAAGCCCGCAGGCGTTGCCAACCATCGCAACGGCAGCAGCGGCAAGACGCTCCTCACCGACACCGGCCCGCTCAGGATCGACATCCCGCGCGACCGCAGCGGCGCGTTCGAACCCCTGATCGTCCCCAAGCATGGCCGCCGCTACGAAGGCTTTGATGACTTGATCCTGTCGATGTATGCACGCGGCATGAGCACGCGCGACATCCGCGCGCACCTGACCGAGATGTATCACGTCGAGGTGTCGCCGGATTTCATCAGCACCGTGACCGATGAAGTCATGGCCGAAGTCTCTGCCTGGCAGGCCCGACCGCTGGAGCCGATGTACCCCGTGATCTTCTTCGACGCGTTGCGGGTCAAGATCCGCGACGACGGCCTGGTCAGGAACAAGGCGGTCTATCTTGCGCTGGGCATCCTGCCCGACGGCAGCCGCGACATTCTCGGGCTGTGGATCGAACACACCGAAGGGGCCAAGTTCTGGCTCAAGGTCTTCAACGACTTGAAGACGCGCGGCGTGGAGGACGTGCTGATCGCCGTTTCCGATGGTCTGAAAGGGATTCCAGAGGCGCTTGCTGCGGCGTATCCGGAAGCCGTCCTGCAAACCTGCATCGTGCACTTGATCCGCAACAGCCTGGACTATGCCAGTTGGAAGGATCGCAAAGCCGTCGCAGCGGCGCTGCGTCCGATCTACACCGCGACGAGCGCAGACGCCGCAGAAGTCGCGCTGACGGCGTTCGCGCAATCCGAATGGGGAACGAAACTGCCGCATGTCGCTGCGGCCTGGCGGCGTGCATGGGACTACGTGACGCCATTCTTTGCGTTCCCGCCCGAGATTCGGCGGGTGATTTACACCACCAATGCCATCGAATCGGTCAACGCGCGCATCCGCAAGGCGATCAAGACACGCGGGCATTTCCCCAACGACGAGGCGGCGACCAAGCTGATCTGGCTGGCGCTGAGAAACATCACCAAGGAATGGGCAATGCCGGTGTTTCACTGGAAAGCCGCGATGGTGCAATTCGCCATCCAGTTCGGGGATCGCTTTACGAAACGTGTCGCGTAA
- the argH gene encoding argininosuccinate lyase, with the protein MTEPTQPVSDKAWSGRFSEPVSDLVKRYTASVFFDRRMWRQDIHGSLAHARMLSQQGIITTDDLAAIERGMALICQEIDSGQFHWNLDDEDVHLNIEKRLTALIGDAGKRLHTGRSRNDQVATDIRLWLRDAIDDIDGLLRELQKALLTLAESHSDTPLPGFTHLQVAQPVTFGHHLLAYFEMFQRDRERFTDCRRRVNRLPLGAAALAGTTFPIDRETVARELGFETICENSLDAVSDRDFAIEFCAAAALAMTHISRLSEELVLWMSPRLGFIDLPDRFCTGSSIMPQKKNPDVPELARGKTGRVYGHLMALLTLMKAQPLAYNKDNQEDKEPLFDTADTLVDTLRIFAEMVPGIRVKSEAMAAALRQGYATATDLADYLVKKGLPFRDAHEVVARAVRTCESRGCDLAALGLDELRTFSPLVDADVFDVLTIAGSLAARDHRGGTAPAQVRAAILRAHARL; encoded by the coding sequence ATGACAGAACCTACACAACCCGTTTCCGACAAAGCCTGGTCTGGCCGTTTCTCCGAGCCTGTCTCTGATCTGGTCAAACGTTATACTGCCTCAGTTTTCTTCGATCGCCGGATGTGGCGTCAGGATATTCACGGCTCGCTAGCGCATGCCCGGATGTTATCGCAGCAAGGCATCATCACAACCGACGATCTGGCTGCCATAGAGCGTGGCATGGCTTTGATCTGCCAGGAAATCGATAGCGGTCAGTTTCACTGGAATCTTGACGATGAAGATGTTCATCTCAACATCGAAAAACGCCTCACCGCACTCATCGGCGATGCAGGCAAGCGTCTGCACACCGGCCGCTCACGGAATGATCAGGTAGCCACCGATATTCGCCTTTGGCTACGCGATGCGATTGATGATATTGATGGCTTGCTGCGCGAGCTGCAAAAGGCACTGCTCACGCTAGCCGAATCGCATAGCGATACCCCGCTGCCTGGCTTTACCCACTTGCAAGTCGCACAACCGGTGACCTTTGGTCACCACTTACTGGCGTATTTCGAAATGTTCCAACGCGACCGCGAGCGCTTCACTGATTGCCGTCGCCGCGTTAATCGTCTGCCGCTAGGCGCCGCAGCACTCGCAGGAACCACCTTCCCCATTGATCGTGAAACTGTTGCCCGCGAACTGGGGTTTGAGACGATTTGTGAGAACTCCCTGGATGCTGTATCTGATCGCGACTTTGCGATCGAATTCTGCGCTGCCGCCGCACTTGCGATGACCCATATTTCTCGACTCTCAGAAGAGCTCGTGCTATGGATGAGCCCGCGATTAGGCTTTATCGATCTGCCGGATCGTTTTTGCACCGGCTCTTCCATCATGCCGCAGAAAAAAAACCCGGATGTGCCCGAGCTTGCACGAGGGAAAACAGGTCGCGTCTACGGCCATCTCATGGCGCTACTCACGCTGATGAAAGCGCAACCACTGGCATACAACAAAGACAACCAGGAAGACAAAGAGCCGCTCTTCGACACAGCCGACACCCTCGTCGACACCCTGCGCATTTTCGCTGAAATGGTACCCGGCATTCGCGTCAAATCTGAAGCCATGGCGGCGGCACTTCGCCAAGGCTATGCAACGGCAACCGACCTGGCCGATTACCTGGTGAAGAAGGGGCTCCCCTTTCGTGATGCCCATGAAGTGGTTGCTCGTGCCGTGCGAACCTGTGAAAGTCGTGGTTGTGATCTGGCAGCACTTGGTTTAGATGAATTACGTACTTTTTCACCCCTCGTGGATGCCGACGTGTTTGATGTCTTAACCATTGCCGGCTCGCTCGCTGCACGCGATCATCGTGGCGGTACGGCCCCCGCACAAGTGCGCGCCGCCATTCTCCGCGCGCATGCCCGACTTTGA
- a CDS encoding PP0621 family protein, whose protein sequence is MAKLLLFIAFVVFLYLRFAGKRRRPPPNVRSPEGMIPCAHCGIYIPQSEALVDNHAVYCCEAHRLRGASK, encoded by the coding sequence GTGGCAAAACTCCTTCTTTTTATAGCGTTCGTCGTTTTCCTCTATCTTCGTTTTGCCGGGAAGAGACGACGGCCGCCACCCAATGTTCGGTCGCCGGAAGGGATGATTCCGTGCGCTCACTGCGGAATTTACATCCCGCAATCCGAGGCTCTCGTCGATAATCATGCGGTTTATTGCTGCGAAGCCCATCGCTTGCGGGGGGCGAGCAAATGA
- a CDS encoding serine/threonine-protein kinase: MKQPERIGKYEIRGKLGEGTTSIVYLGYDAFSSRDVAIKLISPDVLRDKERGQQYRRLLLTEASLAGRLQHPHIVQIFDAVLDEEQSYIVMEYVPGSTLEVFCKPGDLLPIDRVVEIIFKCTRALNYAYRAGITHRDIKPANILLAQKNGGDSEAASAATSTGDIKISDFGAALISGGEQTQVSGVGSPAYMSPQQLRDQPLTQQTDIYSLGVVMYQLLTGRLPFEASSHFGMIYQICNTEPPPPSMFRADIPPGLEAVIKRAMQKELATRYQTWEEFSHDLAQSFRNTQLSAEHSSFPDSEKFETLRTLPFFAEFSDVELWEVVRFSRWREIAPRTVIMKDGEPGDFFAFLLEGELSVEKNKRHLVTLHTGECFGEMAIIQKGRHERGADVVATTTARVVTIPSQALQHSSNACRMHCYQGFLDVIAGRLADANQRLASL, from the coding sequence ATGAAACAGCCTGAGCGCATTGGCAAGTACGAGATACGCGGCAAGTTGGGCGAAGGTACGACCTCTATTGTTTATTTGGGCTACGATGCTTTCAGCTCGCGCGATGTAGCCATCAAGCTGATTTCCCCCGATGTATTGCGCGATAAAGAACGAGGGCAGCAGTATCGGCGATTGCTTCTGACCGAAGCTTCCTTAGCCGGCCGGCTCCAGCACCCACATATTGTGCAGATTTTTGATGCGGTACTCGATGAAGAGCAGAGCTACATCGTCATGGAATACGTACCCGGCAGCACATTAGAGGTATTTTGCAAACCCGGCGATTTGTTGCCCATTGATCGCGTGGTAGAAATTATCTTCAAATGCACACGTGCACTCAACTACGCCTATCGCGCCGGCATTACCCATCGCGACATTAAACCGGCCAATATCCTGCTTGCCCAGAAAAATGGGGGCGACTCTGAAGCTGCATCTGCTGCTACATCCACTGGCGACATCAAAATTTCTGACTTTGGTGCCGCGCTGATCAGTGGTGGCGAGCAAACACAGGTTTCCGGGGTAGGTTCACCGGCTTACATGTCGCCACAGCAACTGCGCGATCAACCATTAACCCAGCAGACTGATATTTATTCTCTGGGCGTCGTGATGTACCAATTGCTGACAGGAAGGCTCCCGTTTGAGGCTTCTTCTCACTTCGGCATGATCTACCAGATATGCAATACCGAACCACCCCCGCCCTCCATGTTTCGCGCGGATATCCCACCAGGCCTTGAAGCGGTTATCAAGCGTGCCATGCAAAAAGAGTTGGCAACGCGCTATCAAACATGGGAGGAGTTTTCCCATGACCTTGCACAATCATTCCGCAATACACAGCTGTCAGCGGAACATTCTTCCTTTCCCGACAGCGAAAAATTTGAAACACTTCGCACCCTGCCGTTCTTTGCTGAATTCTCAGATGTTGAGCTTTGGGAAGTCGTACGCTTTTCACGCTGGAGGGAGATTGCGCCACGCACTGTCATCATGAAAGATGGCGAACCCGGCGATTTTTTTGCTTTTTTGCTGGAAGGCGAACTGAGTGTAGAAAAAAATAAACGGCACCTGGTCACACTGCATACCGGTGAATGCTTTGGCGAAATGGCGATCATTCAAAAAGGACGCCATGAGCGCGGTGCCGACGTTGTCGCAACAACGACTGCGCGGGTGGTTACTATCCCGTCACAGGCATTACAGCACAGTTCGAACGCCTGTCGAATGCACTGCTACCAAGGTTTTCTTGATGTCATTGCCGGCCGCCTAGCCGATGCAAACCAACGGCTTGCATCGCTCTAG
- a CDS encoding sensor histidine kinase, with protein sequence MPSITGNLVTSGLPDFRQGALWLRTLLVVNLVMVLSVLAANRDWAHLFIEFIEIAALLEPVLLVNLVVFSLISDWITPLPRRTGWAMFLLLSLLVTAAVHGFFVAMQWTQIGLGRTAMWSVVVTYLLLVWFDLVVRAQSPALAEARLMALTVRIRPHFLFNTLNAVLGVMRSEPKRAESALEELSDLFRVLMRENRTLVPLSEEIAVARQYLNLERLRLGDRIQVQWDMASCPPDPLVPPLMLQPLLENAVYHGIEPSTQPGDILIRCEQVNNRVRLELSNNLATDNRHAQGNQMALANIRERLLLFFQLEAVMTTGIHEGRFHVLIEFPYRRHVAS encoded by the coding sequence ATGCCAAGTATAACGGGAAACCTTGTGACATCGGGCCTGCCAGACTTCCGCCAGGGAGCTTTGTGGCTACGCACATTGCTCGTGGTGAATTTGGTCATGGTGTTGAGTGTTCTGGCTGCGAATCGCGACTGGGCGCACCTGTTCATAGAGTTCATCGAGATTGCGGCTTTGCTCGAACCAGTGCTGCTAGTGAATCTTGTGGTTTTTTCCCTGATTTCAGACTGGATTACGCCTTTGCCTCGGCGTACTGGATGGGCAATGTTTCTGTTACTGAGCTTATTGGTGACGGCTGCTGTACATGGTTTTTTTGTTGCCATGCAGTGGACGCAGATCGGGCTGGGGCGAACGGCGATGTGGTCAGTCGTGGTTACTTATTTGCTACTTGTCTGGTTCGATCTGGTGGTTCGTGCGCAATCGCCGGCCTTGGCCGAGGCGCGATTGATGGCGCTGACTGTGCGCATTCGTCCCCACTTCTTATTCAATACATTGAATGCTGTTCTTGGTGTGATGCGCTCAGAACCAAAGCGTGCTGAAAGCGCTTTAGAGGAGCTCTCTGATTTGTTTCGGGTGTTGATGCGCGAAAACAGAACATTGGTGCCTTTATCAGAGGAGATAGCGGTAGCGCGGCAGTATCTCAATCTCGAGCGCCTCCGATTGGGGGACCGCATTCAGGTGCAGTGGGATATGGCCTCTTGTCCGCCCGACCCACTGGTGCCGCCACTCATGCTTCAGCCCTTACTGGAAAACGCGGTGTACCATGGCATTGAACCATCCACCCAACCTGGAGATATTTTGATTCGATGCGAGCAGGTAAACAACCGAGTGCGACTTGAGCTTTCAAACAACTTAGCTACGGACAATCGTCACGCTCAAGGTAATCAAATGGCACTGGCCAATATTCGCGAGCGTCTATTGCTTTTTTTTCAACTCGAAGCTGTGATGACGACGGGAATCCATGAAGGTCGTTTTCACGTATTGATTGAATTTCCCTACCGGCGGCACGTTGCATCATGA
- the apaG gene encoding Co2+/Mg2+ efflux protein ApaG yields the protein MDDETKYQIETVALAHYLPEQSDPAINRYVFAYVIRLLNIGNVAAQLISRHWIITDSGGHVQEIRGLGVVGNQPILNPGESFEYTSGCQLATPVGTMRGTYQMTAEDGVQFDAPVAEFLLSMPRMLH from the coding sequence ATGGATGATGAGACAAAATATCAAATCGAGACAGTTGCCTTAGCGCATTATCTTCCTGAGCAATCTGATCCGGCAATTAATCGCTATGTTTTTGCTTACGTAATACGTTTGCTTAACATTGGCAATGTGGCTGCACAGCTTATTTCACGACATTGGATCATTACGGATTCAGGTGGTCATGTGCAAGAGATACGTGGTTTGGGTGTTGTCGGAAATCAGCCCATACTCAACCCAGGTGAGAGTTTTGAATACACAAGCGGATGTCAGCTAGCGACCCCTGTTGGCACAATGCGCGGGACCTATCAAATGACGGCGGAAGATGGGGTGCAATTTGATGCGCCTGTTGCTGAATTTTTATTATCCATGCCCCGCATGCTTCACTGA